The following coding sequences are from one Panicum hallii strain FIL2 chromosome 5, PHallii_v3.1, whole genome shotgun sequence window:
- the LOC112895183 gene encoding uncharacterized protein LOC112895183 isoform X1 — MLADLSVVIVTLQSLLEVHVSTRRLLLVNWEFFMDKEANCLTSWIDCCLSQGRRLVLLGSCEYISTLFQCTNLRNSFVASFQDMTWIDFADPSWSNSITKNGAHFDHQTFLDASLLSFAPTFLQEERLPGAVVACTMAPSQVPEPTETALGGRCKVCKEPEEKGKRFLICGHSLCMYKYYHIRCLSPKQIASDQQLGEQCWYCPSCLCRGCFCDMDDNEIIMCDGCDEAYHLYCLSPPLTSVPKGHWYCQLCTEAKAREVEVKKYEKRMLQLHRKRDRAMVKSDKYVGMGLLLDALAKLEEEEAITKRKRDEEAAAAAMEKLRGDEEAATAAE, encoded by the exons ATGCTGGCAGATTTATCAGTTGTAATTGTCACTCTCCAATCACTCCTTGAAGTGCATGTGTCAACCAGAAGGTTGCTCTTGGTGAATTGGGAATTTTTTATGGACAAAGAAGCAAATTGTTTGACATCTTGGATAGATTGTTGCCTTTCACAAGGAAGGAGGCTTGTTTTGCTGGGATCGTGTGAATACATATCCACCTTGTTTCAATGTACCAATCTCAGGAATTCATTTGTGGCAAG CTTCCAGGACATGACATGGATTGATTTTGCAGATCCAAGTTGGAGTAATAGTATAACAAAGAATGGGGCACATTTTGATCACCAAACGTTTCTTGATGCGTCTTTACTTTCATTTGCACCTACATTTCTTCAGGAAGAACGTTTGCCT GGAGCTGTTGTTGCCTGCACTATGGCCCCCTCCCAGGTTCCGGAACCGACGGAGACTGCTCTCGGAGGCCGTTGCAAGGTGTGTAAAGAACCTGAAGAGAAGGGCAAGAGGTTCCTGATCTGTGGCCACTCTCTTTGCATGTACAAGTACTACCACATCCGGTGCCTGAGTCCTAAACAGATCGCAAGCGATCAGCAGCTGGGTGAACAATGCTGGTACTGCCCATCATGCCTCTGCCGGGGTTGTTTCTGTGACATGGACGATAATGAGATCATCATGTGTGACGGCTGTGATGAGGCCTATCACCTCTACTGCCTGAGTCCTCCTCTCACTTCCGTGCCCAAGGGGCATTGGTACTGCCAGCTCTGCACTGAGGCGAAGGCACGGGAGGTGGAGGTGAAGAAGTACGAGAAGAGGATGCTGCAGCTCCACAGGAAGCGTGATCGTGCTATGGTGAAGAGTGACAAGTATGTGGGCATGGGCCTGCTGCTGGATGCCTTGGCGaagctggaggaggaggaggcaatCACGAAGCGGAAACGCGATGAGGAGGCGGCTGCTGCCGCTATGGAGAAGCTGAGAGGCGATGAGGAGGCGGCTACCGCCGCAGAGTAG
- the LOC112895183 gene encoding histone-lysine N-methyltransferase 2C-like isoform X2 produces MAPRADAEPSSISATRPAPPLAAEIAGWEPRNRLDPGLLQRLWEFLKRPCPIEMFILRLTLHTSTENRMETEHICPLVVETAFDCWRKHHQQLQCICGAVVACTMAPSQVPEPTETALGGRCKVCKEPEEKGKRFLICGHSLCMYKYYHIRCLSPKQIASDQQLGEQCWYCPSCLCRGCFCDMDDNEIIMCDGCDEAYHLYCLSPPLTSVPKGHWYCQLCTEAKAREVEVKKYEKRMLQLHRKRDRAMVKSDKYVGMGLLLDALAKLEEEEAITKRKRDEEAAAAAMEKLRGDEEAATAAE; encoded by the exons ATGGCTCCGCGCGCGGACGCAGAACCATCATCCATCAGCGCTACCCGCCCAGCGCCTCCTCTCGCTGCGGAGATCGCGGGATGGGAGCCCCGGAACCGACTCGATCCAG GCCTGCTGCAAAGACTCTGGGAATTCTTGAAGCGCCCGTGTCCCATTGAGATGTTCATACTGAGACTGACACTTCACACAAGCACCGAAAACAGGATGGAAACGGAACATATTTGTCCACTCGTGGTTGAGACAGCATTTGATTGTTGGAGGAAGCACCATCAGCAGCTACAGTGCATTTGT GGAGCTGTTGTTGCCTGCACTATGGCCCCCTCCCAGGTTCCGGAACCGACGGAGACTGCTCTCGGAGGCCGTTGCAAGGTGTGTAAAGAACCTGAAGAGAAGGGCAAGAGGTTCCTGATCTGTGGCCACTCTCTTTGCATGTACAAGTACTACCACATCCGGTGCCTGAGTCCTAAACAGATCGCAAGCGATCAGCAGCTGGGTGAACAATGCTGGTACTGCCCATCATGCCTCTGCCGGGGTTGTTTCTGTGACATGGACGATAATGAGATCATCATGTGTGACGGCTGTGATGAGGCCTATCACCTCTACTGCCTGAGTCCTCCTCTCACTTCCGTGCCCAAGGGGCATTGGTACTGCCAGCTCTGCACTGAGGCGAAGGCACGGGAGGTGGAGGTGAAGAAGTACGAGAAGAGGATGCTGCAGCTCCACAGGAAGCGTGATCGTGCTATGGTGAAGAGTGACAAGTATGTGGGCATGGGCCTGCTGCTGGATGCCTTGGCGaagctggaggaggaggaggcaatCACGAAGCGGAAACGCGATGAGGAGGCGGCTGCTGCCGCTATGGAGAAGCTGAGAGGCGATGAGGAGGCGGCTACCGCCGCAGAGTAG
- the LOC112895183 gene encoding PHD finger protein EHD3-like isoform X3 has protein sequence MYQSQEFICGKGAVVACTMAPSQVPEPTETALGGRCKVCKEPEEKGKRFLICGHSLCMYKYYHIRCLSPKQIASDQQLGEQCWYCPSCLCRGCFCDMDDNEIIMCDGCDEAYHLYCLSPPLTSVPKGHWYCQLCTEAKAREVEVKKYEKRMLQLHRKRDRAMVKSDKYVGMGLLLDALAKLEEEEAITKRKRDEEAAAAAMEKLRGDEEAATAAE, from the exons ATGTACCAATCTCAGGAATTCATTTGTGGCAAG GGAGCTGTTGTTGCCTGCACTATGGCCCCCTCCCAGGTTCCGGAACCGACGGAGACTGCTCTCGGAGGCCGTTGCAAGGTGTGTAAAGAACCTGAAGAGAAGGGCAAGAGGTTCCTGATCTGTGGCCACTCTCTTTGCATGTACAAGTACTACCACATCCGGTGCCTGAGTCCTAAACAGATCGCAAGCGATCAGCAGCTGGGTGAACAATGCTGGTACTGCCCATCATGCCTCTGCCGGGGTTGTTTCTGTGACATGGACGATAATGAGATCATCATGTGTGACGGCTGTGATGAGGCCTATCACCTCTACTGCCTGAGTCCTCCTCTCACTTCCGTGCCCAAGGGGCATTGGTACTGCCAGCTCTGCACTGAGGCGAAGGCACGGGAGGTGGAGGTGAAGAAGTACGAGAAGAGGATGCTGCAGCTCCACAGGAAGCGTGATCGTGCTATGGTGAAGAGTGACAAGTATGTGGGCATGGGCCTGCTGCTGGATGCCTTGGCGaagctggaggaggaggaggcaatCACGAAGCGGAAACGCGATGAGGAGGCGGCTGCTGCCGCTATGGAGAAGCTGAGAGGCGATGAGGAGGCGGCTACCGCCGCAGAGTAG